Proteins found in one Paenibacillus sp. FSL R10-2782 genomic segment:
- a CDS encoding DUF1292 domain-containing protein, which yields MSDHKHEHGEACNHDHDHEHEEMVLTLTDENGKDVEMVLVETFDVENHVYALLLERGNPEADGIILRMEEENEEMVLYNIEDEDEWKRVEEAYSELVAQYE from the coding sequence ATGAGTGATCACAAACATGAACACGGTGAAGCCTGCAACCACGATCATGACCACGAACATGAAGAAATGGTTCTTACGCTAACTGATGAAAATGGCAAAGATGTAGAAATGGTGCTGGTAGAGACCTTTGACGTAGAAAATCACGTTTACGCTCTCCTGCTGGAGCGTGGCAATCCTGAAGCAGACGGCATTATTCTTCGTATGGAAGAAGAAAACGAGGAAATGGTGCTTTACAATATTGAGGACGAAGATGAATGGAAACGTGTAGAAGAGGCATACAGCGAACTGGTTGCTCAATACGAATAA
- a CDS encoding MFS transporter, with protein sequence MKQIGREKNPRRLWSPFFAELWVLVFLVEFMKGSLLVAILPVYMGETLGLSAGIIGLAFSLQYFGDNAFRAPAGWIAERLGYRGTMSSALLFTLVAVIMLSVLTEPVWLVVACLLLGLGTSPLWPCVMTGTTEMSGPNNSNGAAMGTLEIASMGGTGMGPLVMNFAMAHYGHSYGMVFMILTGCSIVLLLVSLLLPGRKKSADKGALQRSALVSSDGLAKQKQQLLVGIKETLNSLKTKLDVNPLIYPALFLQSFVIGLISPVLTLYARTDLGISPNLYSVFLIAGGGVTVLALIPCGKLVDRLGTEYFLHAGFLLAGITLFFFSAVRSIPLVFVSVALIGLGYALILPAWNTFLAKLIPESERATIWGFFLTLQGSGMVIGPLVSGVLWDRAGHTAPFIISGVVMLLMFGCHLALARNPRRKTAEA encoded by the coding sequence ATGAAGCAAATCGGAAGAGAAAAAAATCCTCGGCGGTTATGGTCTCCCTTTTTTGCGGAATTATGGGTACTGGTATTTCTGGTTGAATTTATGAAGGGATCTCTTCTGGTAGCTATCCTTCCGGTATATATGGGAGAAACGCTCGGACTGTCAGCCGGAATCATCGGTCTGGCCTTTTCGCTCCAGTATTTTGGCGACAATGCGTTCCGGGCACCGGCAGGCTGGATAGCTGAACGGCTCGGCTACCGGGGAACGATGTCGTCCGCGTTGCTGTTTACACTTGTAGCGGTGATCATGCTAAGCGTGCTCACAGAGCCAGTGTGGCTCGTAGTCGCCTGTCTGCTGCTCGGTCTGGGCACTTCTCCGCTCTGGCCTTGTGTCATGACTGGAACGACTGAAATGTCCGGGCCAAATAACAGCAATGGTGCGGCGATGGGCACATTGGAAATTGCGTCCATGGGCGGAACTGGAATGGGGCCGCTTGTTATGAATTTCGCTATGGCACATTATGGTCATTCCTACGGAATGGTGTTTATGATTTTGACAGGATGCAGCATTGTGTTATTGCTGGTCTCCCTTTTGCTGCCTGGACGCAAAAAATCTGCTGACAAAGGAGCGCTGCAACGGAGCGCCTTGGTGTCCTCCGACGGTCTCGCGAAGCAAAAGCAGCAGCTACTGGTAGGAATCAAGGAAACGCTCAACTCTCTCAAAACAAAACTTGATGTAAACCCGTTAATTTACCCGGCGCTGTTTTTGCAGTCGTTTGTTATCGGTCTGATCAGCCCAGTATTAACGCTGTACGCCCGGACAGACCTCGGCATTTCGCCGAATCTGTACAGTGTATTTTTGATCGCGGGCGGCGGGGTGACGGTGCTGGCGCTTATTCCTTGCGGAAAGCTAGTGGATCGGCTCGGAACAGAATACTTTCTGCACGCTGGTTTTTTACTTGCCGGCATTACGCTGTTTTTCTTTTCCGCCGTCCGATCCATTCCGCTTGTGTTTGTATCCGTAGCCCTCATTGGCTTGGGGTATGCGCTCATTTTGCCTGCATGGAACACGTTCCTCGCCAAATTGATCCCAGAAAGCGAGCGAGCGACGATATGGGGCTTTTTTCTGACACTCCAAGGTTCAGGTATGGTCATCGGTCCGCTCGTTTCAGGAGTGCTGTGGGACCGTGCAGGACACACAGCTCCATTTATCATCAGCGGAGTTGTAATGCTGCTCATGTTCGGCTGTCATCTGGCTTTGGCACGTAATCCGCGCAGAAAGACGGCTGAAGCCTGA
- a CDS encoding aminotransferase class I/II-fold pyridoxal phosphate-dependent enzyme → MNQSNTPLFTALKKHAQSNPVQFHIPGHKKGVGADPEFREFMGDNAFSIDMINIAPLDDLHQPTGVIEEAQKLAAEAYGADYTYYSVQGTSGAIITMIMSICLPGDKIIVPRNVHKSIMSAIILSGAKPVFVSPVSDENLGIHHGITTKSVRRALERHPDAKGVLVINPTYYGVCADLKEIVDLAHSYNVPVLVDEAHGVLIHFHPDLPMSAMEAGADMSATSVHKLGGSLTQSSILNVNTKNGYVNPQRVQTIFSMLTTTSTSYILLASLDTSRRNLALNGHEIAQRALDLAEYCRAEVNKIEGLYCFGSEILGTEATYDYDATKITIHIRHLGLTGYDVENWLRDHYNIEVELSDMYNILCLVTPGDTKEDIEILLKALRELAAIHYSTGQLHELIVKIPEIPQLSLIPRDAFYGDTEVVPFKESAGRIIAEFIYVYPPGIPILLPGEVISQDNIDYIVDHVEVGLPVKGPEDRTVHQVKVIVETDAIS, encoded by the coding sequence ATGAATCAAAGCAACACCCCGCTTTTTACTGCTTTGAAAAAGCACGCTCAGAGCAACCCGGTTCAATTTCACATCCCAGGTCATAAAAAGGGAGTGGGCGCAGATCCGGAATTTCGCGAATTTATGGGGGATAATGCCTTTTCCATAGATATGATCAACATTGCTCCATTGGACGATCTGCATCAACCTACGGGTGTCATCGAAGAAGCCCAAAAGCTTGCGGCAGAGGCCTACGGAGCAGATTATACTTACTACAGCGTACAGGGTACAAGTGGTGCTATCATTACTATGATTATGTCCATCTGCTTGCCGGGTGATAAAATTATTGTACCCCGAAATGTACACAAATCTATAATGTCTGCCATTATATTGTCTGGAGCAAAGCCTGTATTCGTATCTCCGGTCAGTGATGAAAATCTTGGTATTCACCACGGGATTACAACCAAGTCCGTACGCCGGGCACTGGAACGCCATCCTGACGCCAAGGGCGTCCTCGTCATCAACCCGACATATTACGGTGTGTGCGCCGATTTGAAAGAAATTGTTGATCTCGCTCACAGCTATAATGTGCCGGTCCTGGTCGATGAGGCCCACGGTGTACTCATTCATTTTCATCCTGATCTGCCAATGTCCGCCATGGAAGCGGGAGCAGATATGTCAGCTACAAGCGTCCACAAGCTGGGCGGTTCCTTGACACAAAGCTCCATTCTGAATGTGAATACCAAAAACGGATACGTCAATCCGCAACGTGTGCAGACGATTTTCAGTATGCTGACAACGACTTCCACTTCCTATATCCTGTTGGCTTCTCTGGACACATCACGCCGCAATCTGGCTCTTAACGGCCACGAAATAGCACAACGTGCGCTTGATTTGGCTGAATATTGCCGTGCAGAGGTCAACAAGATTGAAGGACTATATTGCTTCGGCAGTGAAATCCTTGGTACAGAGGCTACCTATGATTATGACGCGACCAAAATCACCATTCATATTCGTCATCTAGGTCTTACTGGGTACGATGTAGAAAATTGGCTGAGAGACCATTACAATATCGAGGTTGAGCTTAGCGATATGTACAATATTCTCTGTCTGGTGACCCCTGGGGATACGAAAGAGGACATTGAGATTTTGTTGAAGGCTCTGCGCGAGCTGGCCGCTATTCATTACTCTACAGGTCAGCTACATGAGCTGATTGTGAAAATACCGGAAATTCCGCAACTTTCACTCATTCCGCGAGACGCTTTTTATGGAGATACTGAAGTGGTGCCATTCAAAGAATCTGCGGGACGCATTATTGCAGAATTCATTTATGTATATCCACCAGGTATTCCGATCCTGCTGCCGGGCGAAGTGATCTCACAGGACAATATTGATTATATTGTCGATCATGTGGAAGTAGGCCTGCCTGTTAAAGGGCCTGAGGATCGAACGGTACATCAAGTGAAGGTTATCGTCGAAACGGACGCTATTTCCTAA
- a CDS encoding DUF3892 domain-containing protein → MANAEREQITAVRKNGDGDLTSFQTSTGRVLDYSQALNEIEAGSIAGVNVFKAKDGSKRIRGDADGDPTNNLDQLPLF, encoded by the coding sequence ATGGCTAATGCAGAACGGGAACAAATTACGGCAGTACGTAAAAACGGTGATGGTGATCTGACGTCATTTCAGACATCTACCGGACGAGTTTTGGATTACAGTCAGGCTCTGAATGAAATTGAAGCAGGCTCGATTGCCGGGGTCAATGTATTCAAAGCCAAGGACGGAAGCAAACGGATTCGTGGCGATGCTGATGGAGATCCTACGAATAATTTGGATCAATTGCCGTTGTTCTGA
- a CDS encoding MBL fold metallo-hydrolase, producing the protein MSLTIQMLGTGSAFAKKYYNNNALLDSGEGKLLIDCGTTASLALHQMGVPLPEIDAILITHIHADHVGGLEEFGFQLNILHGRKPVLCIAEPLIHLLWENTLKGGMSQQGMVDKLEDVFEVNVLTPGESTNLVSGIKVELIPTRHIPGKDSYSLFINDRLFYSADMTFDPGLLNQLVHERGCRSILHEVQLQGAGEVHTTLDELLSLPIPLQEQIHLMHYSDDMEQFKEKAGVMSFLEQQRVYNIVELERTEQK; encoded by the coding sequence ATGAGCCTAACCATACAAATGCTGGGCACAGGCAGTGCCTTTGCCAAAAAATATTACAACAATAACGCATTGCTGGACAGCGGAGAAGGCAAGCTGCTAATCGACTGTGGAACAACCGCTTCGCTGGCTCTTCACCAAATGGGCGTCCCATTGCCCGAAATTGACGCCATTCTAATCACCCATATTCACGCCGATCATGTCGGAGGTCTGGAAGAGTTTGGCTTTCAATTGAATATCCTTCATGGTCGCAAACCTGTGCTTTGTATCGCAGAGCCGCTAATTCATCTATTGTGGGAAAATACACTTAAGGGCGGGATGTCACAGCAAGGCATGGTTGACAAGCTGGAGGATGTGTTTGAGGTAAATGTGCTGACGCCTGGTGAATCCACCAACCTAGTATCCGGCATCAAAGTTGAACTCATTCCTACTCGTCATATCCCCGGTAAAGACAGCTACTCCCTGTTCATTAATGACCGTCTTTTTTATAGTGCGGATATGACCTTTGATCCAGGCCTGCTGAATCAACTGGTACACGAGCGGGGCTGTCGCAGCATTTTGCATGAGGTTCAATTACAGGGTGCAGGAGAAGTCCATACGACGTTGGACGAGTTGCTCAGCTTGCCAATCCCGCTTCAAGAGCAGATTCATCTTATGCACTATAGTGACGATATGGAGCAATTCAAGGAAAAAGCTGGAGTCATGTCCTTTCTGGAGCAGCAGCGCGTATACAACATTGTGGAGCTGGAACGCACAGAGCAAAAATAA
- a CDS encoding copper amine oxidase, translated as MKWRKVMALVMAFSIMGGTVISAESAKDQVKLIINGEVSKDGAVVIDGKTYVPIRDFNGIVSFDPSGGKVVFDQPNVHMFLFKGDTVFGNVNKGNKVKFNVFSQIDTLKADISGVKVAITDPTGNVKDIQSQDISGAQKDNFWFRTNDFTYDFKTAGNYRVGFYIKESKDGSYTLVSEKVITAIN; from the coding sequence ATGAAATGGAGAAAAGTTATGGCCCTAGTAATGGCCTTTTCGATAATGGGAGGGACCGTTATTTCGGCGGAATCCGCCAAGGACCAAGTAAAGCTGATTATTAACGGTGAGGTGTCGAAGGATGGCGCGGTTGTCATTGATGGCAAAACATATGTTCCTATTCGGGATTTTAACGGGATTGTCAGTTTTGATCCGTCCGGTGGAAAAGTTGTTTTCGACCAACCCAATGTACACATGTTCTTGTTCAAGGGGGATACGGTGTTCGGCAACGTGAATAAAGGCAACAAAGTGAAATTCAATGTATTCAGTCAGATTGATACGCTGAAAGCGGATATCTCCGGAGTGAAGGTAGCGATTACCGACCCAACGGGTAATGTGAAAGATATTCAGTCCCAGGATATCAGTGGAGCACAAAAGGATAACTTTTGGTTCCGTACAAACGACTTTACGTATGATTTTAAAACAGCAGGAAATTATCGAGTCGGTTTCTACATTAAAGAAAGCAAAGACGGCAGCTATACACTGGTGTCCGAAAAAGTCATTACAGCGATAAATTAG